The following coding sequences are from one Vulpes vulpes isolate BD-2025 chromosome 12, VulVul3, whole genome shotgun sequence window:
- the CCDC27 gene encoding coiled-coil domain-containing protein 27 yields the protein MPVDDSSPRKCSVAPKLMEKGLMLLQSMAGRDNQVPEWKLRRRQRCLSKSAQAISHFYRQKGESKQDISPGDTSFMAELEELRKMFLSRPGCPQFSTKATSMSHYGSATSAKLPKDLCVVQQGSDMKVDSEGKAGWHGGCPLPFSKSACEFNYLWKRSESQTISPVSSSPVLAQSHPNKRLPWYISVIHEKDHCLLMLGEEVQRLSELEVLLQKRDEEVLALQEEKEALKKQLKYLLKSKGPEMWVSQGMKVSGALVTGSASNASKPLGRMSILKTFFRDEEELQRWRQLQEEYTMISRGKDLEGIGGEEEAAHREAEEAVDKEGKGPADRMGGEEQELPEEEEEEEEEGVEQEEEKEVQEDEDQCRRSSRSLEEAFEQELIAQLEEYEQVFQEFQTELEITRTRYSLATGTITSLQRQVDFQESQLQQVNTENNTLQKELRERKDQLQAMSNKFSNLREDKKHEEMMGVIEKDNLLLRQQVSELQSKLEKQEHTISEFDAKVSELQAQVSQNQNHLQRRKWLQEEMLSKNEMIQQAEQQARVALESAQSRLERLRNKIIQATFSTSGGKSFATEISDNDILEALQRIISERADYYNQLKQKGVRVPPLQQAEALSSSSKSKKLPSK from the exons ATGCCGGTTGATGACAGCTCGCCCAGGAAGTGCAGCGTGGCACCCAAATTGATGGAGAAGGGGCTGATGCTCCTGCAGAGCATGGCTGGCCGGGACAACCAGGTCCCGGAGTGGAAACTGCGCCGGAGGCAGCGCTGCCTCAGCAAGTCAGCACAGGCCATCAGCCACTTCTATAGACAGAAG GGTGAGTCCAAGCAAGACATTAGCCCTGGGGACACCAGCTTCATGGCCGAACTGGAGGAGCTCAGAAAGATGTTTCTCTCGCGCCCCGGCTGCCCTCAGTTCAGCACCAAGGCCACGTCCATGTCTCATTATG GCTCAGCCACCTCAGCCAAGTTGCCCAAGGACTTGTGCGTTGTCCAGCAGGGCTCAGACATGAAGGTGGACAGTGAGGGCAAGGCCGGCTGGCACGGGG GGTGCCCCCTTCCATTTAGTAAGAGTGCCTGTGAGTTCAACTACTTGTGGAAGAGGAGTGAATCCCAGACCATAAGCCCGGTCTCCAGCAGCCCAGTCCTGGCGCAGAGCCACCCGAACAAACGGCTACCCTGGTACATCTCGGTCATTCATGAGAAG GATCACTGCCTGCTCATGCTGGGGGAGGAAGTGCAGCGCCTGTCGGAGCTGGAGGTGCTACTTCAGAAGAGAGATGAGGAGGTCCTGGCCctccaggaggagaaggaggcctTGAAGAAGCAGCTAAAGTACCTCCTCAAGAGCAAAGGCCCAGAGATGTGGGTGAGCCAGGGCATGAAGGTGAGTGGGGCCCTTGTCACAGGTTCTGCATCCAATGCGTCCAAA CCCCTGGGGAGGATGAGCATCCTGAAAACCTTCTTCAGAGATGAGGAGGAGCTGCAGCGCTGGAGGCAG CTCCAGGAGGAGTATACCATGATCAGCAGAGGCAAAGACCTGGAAGGCATTGGCGGTGAAGAAGAGGCTGCGCACAGGGAGGCTGAGGAGGCTGTGGACAAGGAAGGGAAGGGCCCAGCAGACAGGATggggggtgaggagcaggagctgccggaggaggaggaggaagaggaggaggagggggtagagcaggaggaggagaaggaggtacAGGAGGACGAGGACCAGTGCAGGAGGAGTTCCCGCTCCCTGGAAGAGGCCTTTGAGCAGGAGCTGATAGCACAGCTGGAGGAGTACGAGCAAGTGTTCCAAGAGTTCCAGACAGAGCTGGAGATCACCAGGACCAGATACTCGCTTGCAACAG GGACCATCACGTCTTTACAACGCCAAGTGGACTTCCAGGAGTCCCAACTGCAGCAGGTGAACACGGAGAACAACACCTTGCAGAAGGAGCTCCGGGAGCGGAAGGACCAGTTACAGGCCATGTCCAACAAG TTCTCGAACCTCAGGGAAGACAAGAAGCATGAAGAGATGATGGGCGTCATCGAGAAGGACAATCTTCTTCTCCGCCAG CAAGTGTCGGAGCTGCAGAGCAAACTCGAGAAGCAGGAGCACACCATCTCGGAGTTCGACGCCAAAGTCAGCGAGCTGCAGGCCCAGGTGAGCCAGAACCAGAACCACCTGCAGAGACGCAAGTGGCTGCAGGAGGAGATGTTGAGCAAGAATGAGATGATCCAGCAGGCGGAGCAGCAGGCGCGTGTGGCCCTGGAGAGCGCCCAGTCCCGG CTTGAAAGACTGAGAAACAAGATCATCCAGGCTACCTTCAGCACCTCCGGGGGCAAGTCCTTTGCCACTGAGATCTCGGACAACGACATTCTAGAAGCCTTGCAG AGGATCATTTCAGAAAGAGCCGACTACTATAATCAGCTGAAACAGAAAGGTGTCCGAGTGCCTCCGCTGCAGCAGGCCGAGGCTTTATCTTCCTCAAGCAAGTCCAAGAAGCTACCCTCCAAGTAG
- the SMIM1 gene encoding small integral membrane protein 1: MQPQDSGIQYSRWDDGSRDAVHVAAVASTGEASSWERISRKLCSGKLGISMKVLGGLALFWVVFILGYITGYYVHKCK, encoded by the exons ATGCAGCCCCAGGACAGCGGCATCCAGTACAGCCGGTGGGATGACGGCAGCCGGGATGCAGTCCATGTGGCGGCTGTGGCCAGCACAGGGGAGGCCTCGAGCTGGGAGAG GATCTCCCGGAAGCTGTGCTCAGGCAAGCTGGGTATCAGCATGAAGGTGCTGGGCGGACTGGCCCTCTTCTGGGTCGTCTTCATCCTGGGCTATATCACCGGCTACTACGTGCACAAGTGCAAATAA
- the LRRC47 gene encoding leucine-rich repeat-containing protein 47, translating to MAAAAAGPAPEAWPELELAERERRRELLLTGPGLEQRVREAGGRLPPRLFTLPLLHYLEVSGCGSLREPGPGLAQGLPQLHSLVLRRNALGPGLSPELGPLPALRVLDLSGNALEALPPGQGLGPAEPPGLPQLQSLNLSGNRLRELPADLPRCAPRLQTLNLTGNRLDSFPAALFRPGALPLLSELAAADNCLRELSPDVAHLTSLKTLDLSNNQLSEVPAELADCPKLKEVNFRGNKLTDRRLEKMVHGCQTKSILEYLRSGGRGGGRGKGRADGPEKEEARRRRRERRRRESGEGEEEEVGSTSRLLLRVLHVSENPTPLTVHVNAAVKDVRPFIVGAVVKGMDLQAGNALRRFLTSQTKLHEDICEKRTAATIATHDLRAVRGPLVYTARPPQDLKIVPLGRKEVKAKDLVRQLQLEAEEHRKQKKRQNVSGLHRYLHLLDGKESYPCLVDADGDVISFPPITNSEKTKIKKTTSDLFLEVTSATSLQTCKEIMDALVLKMAEINKYTLENKEDGSLSDPEADAVSGPPLGPSTSPSAEKDGSAPLVVEQVRVLDEDGHLRVVYPSKTDLGCAAPHVTVIR from the exons atggcggcggcggcggcgggccccgCGCCCGAGGCCTGGCCGGAGCTGGAGCTGGCGGAGCGCGAGCGGCGGCGGGAGCTGTTGCTGACGGGGCCGGGGCTGGAGCAGCGGGTGCGCGAGGCGGGCGGGCGGCTGCCGCCGCGGCTCTTCACGCTGCCGCTGCTGCACTACCTGGAGGTGAGCGGCTGCGGGAGCCTGCGGGAGCCGGGCCCGGGGCTGGCGCAGGGCCTCCCGCAGCTGCACAGCCTCGTGCTGCGGCGCAACGCGCTGGGGCCCGGCCTGAGCCCCGAGCTCGGCCCGCTGCCCGCGCTGCGCGTGCTCGACCTGTCGGGCAACGCGCTGGAGGCGCTGCCGCCgggccagggcctgggccccGCCGAGCCGCCGGGGCTCCCGCAGCTGCAGAGCCTCAACCTCAGCGGCAACCGGCTGCGCGAGCTGCCCGCCGACCTGCCGCGCTGCGCCCCGCGcctgcagacgctcaacctcacAGGCAACCGCCTCGACTCCTTCCCCGCCGCGCTCTTCCGGCCCGGGGCGCTGCCGCTGCTTAGCGAACTGGCGGCCGCCGACAACTGCCTGCGGGAGCTCAGCCCCGACGTCGCGCACCTGACCTCGCTCAAG aCGCTGGACCTCTCCAACAACCAGCTCAGCGAGGTCCCGGCAGAGCTGGCTGACTGCCCCAAGCTCAAGGAAGTCAACTTCCGGGGAAACAAGCTGACAGACCGGCGGCTGGAGAAGATGGTGCACGGCTGCCAGACCAAGTCCATCCTGGAGTACCTGCGCAGCGGAGGCCGGGGTGGCGGGCGGGGCAAGGGCAGGGCAGATGGTCCTGAGAAGGAAGAGGCCCGCAGGAGGCGGCGCGAGAGGCGGAGGAGGGAGAGTGGTgagggcgaggaggaggaggtgggcagcACCAGCAGGCTGCTGCTCCGCGTCCTGCATGTGTCTGAGAACCCCACCCCGCTGACCGTGCACGTCAATGCCGCAGTCAAGGATGTCCGGCCATTCATTGTGGGGGCTGTCGTGAAAGGCATGGACCTGCAGGCTGGGAATGCGCTCAGACGGTTCCTCACCTCCCAG ACAAAGCTCCACGAGGACATCTGTGAGAAGAGAACAGCGGCCACCATCGCAACCCACGACCTCCGGGCCGTGCGTGGGCCCCTGGTCTACACCGCCCGCCCGCCGCAAGACCTCAAG ATCGTCCCCTTGGGGCGCAAAGAAGTCAAGGCCAAGGACCTGGTGCGGCAGTTGCAGCTAGAGGCTGAGGAGCAtaggaagcagaagaaaagacagaACGTCTCAGGCCTCCACAG GTATCTGCACTTACTGGATGGGAAGGAGAGTTACCCCTGCCTCGTGGATGCTGATGGTGACGTGATTTCTTTCCCACCGATAACCAACAGCGAGAAGACAAAG attaagaaaacaacttCTGATCTGTTTTTGGAAGTAACAAGTGCTACAAGTCTACAGACCTGTAAAGAGATAATGGATGCCCTCGTGCTG AAAATGGCAGAAATCAACAAGTACACTCTAGAAAATAAAGAGGACGGATCCCTTTCAGATCCTGAAGCTGATGCAGTTTCTGGACCACCTCTGGGTCCCAGCACAAGCCCAAGTGCTGAAAAGGACGGCAGTGCCCCACTGGTGGTGGAGCAGGTCCGGGTGCTGGATGAAGACGGGCACCTGAGAGTGGTGTACCCCTCCAAGACGGACTTGGGCTGTGCTGCTCCCCACGTGACCGTGATCCGCTGA